One window from the genome of Streptococcus salivarius encodes:
- a CDS encoding LPXTG cell wall anchor domain-containing protein — protein MPDNALKTATAKYTPTATPITVTPTDKVSEDVQNVPQTQTPTFELSNDKAAKITSKKLVDPATGQPTDETTVTVAGEGTYTIDPTTGAVTFTPEKDFVGTAKGVTVQATATITNANGKTAIITSDAKYTPTVVPAVPTESPATSKDIQGATQTGTPSFAGTTVQVNGEDKAITIKDNSYTLLDSDGNEVTSTPAYAADGTTEIGTYSIDSATGQVTFTPTDKSYTGAVTPAKVQAESSNAIKVDTTYTPEIVPVTPTATPAETTDIQGATQTGKPEFKGGTVTVDGVEKTVAINEAVPATFDDGSTTKSVDGVGTYTVAADGTVTFVPEKSFVGTAPAVTVVREDKNGTKASATYTPTVTPVTPTATPVETTDIQGATQTGKPVFTEGDRRVPMNDDVPATFDDGSTTKSVDGVGTYTVAADGTVTFVPEPSFTGTAPAVTVVREDKNGTKASATYTPSVTPITVTPTDKVSADVQNVPQTQTPTFDLSNDKTAEITSKKLVDPATGQPTDETTVTVAGEGSYTIDPTTGAVTFTPEKDFVGTAKGVTVQATATITNANGKTATITSDATYTPTVVAAVPTAQPATSKDVQGATQTGTPTFAGTTVQVNGEDKAITIKDNSYTLLDNDGNEVTSTPAYAADGTTEIGTYSIDSATGQVTFTPTDKSYTGVVTPAKVQAESSNGIKVDTTYTPEIVPVTPTATPAETTDIQGATQTGKPEFKGGTVTVDGVEKTVAINEDVPATFDDGSTTKTVDGVGTYTVAADGTVTFVPEKSFVGTAPAVTVVREDKNGTKASATYTPTVTPVTPTAEDTTSTGKQGQTQTGKPEFTEGDSRVPMNDDVPATFDDGSTTKTVDGVGTYTVAADGTVTFVPEKSFTGTAPAVTVVREDKNGTKAFATYTPTVTPVTPTATPAESTGPQGLVQTGTVTFTEGDEVAPINKDSITLLDENGQPAASVEAKSPAGDVIGTFTVDKETGVVTFTPTDKSYSGDVVPVKVQAADTNGTTVETTYTPKITPVVPTSEDATSTDIQGQTQSGKPTFTEGDPNVPIDEDTPATFEDGSTTKTVDGEGTYTVSPDGTVTFVPEKSFTGTASGVTVKRMDKNGTEITAKYTPTVTPVTPTATPVETTGKQGQTQTGKPEFTEGDSRVPMNDDVPATFDDGSTTKTVDGVGTYTVAADGTVTFVPEKSFTGKAPAVTVVREDKNGTKASATYTPTVTPVTPTATPAESTGPQGLVQTGTVTFTEGDPVAPIDKDTITLLDETGQPAASVEAKSPAGDVIGTFTVDKETGVVTFTPTDKSYSGDVVPVKVQAADTNGTTVETTYTPKITPVVPTSEDATSTDIQGQTQSGKPTFTEGDPNVPIDEDTPATFEDGSTTKTVDGEGTYTVSPDGTVTFVPEKSFTGTASGVTVKRMDKNGTEITAKYTPTVTPVTPTATPVETTGKQGQTQTGKPEFTEGDSRVPMNDDVPATFDDGSTTKTVDGVGTYTVAADGTVTFVPEKSFVGTAPAVTVVREDKNGTKASATYTPTVTPVTPTATPAESEAPQGVVQTGTVTFTEGDPVAPIDKDTITLLDENGQPAESVVAKSPEGKEIGSFTVDKETGVVTFTPTDKSYSGDVVPVKVQGKDTNGTVAETTYTPKITPVVPTAEPATSTDIQGKTQTGTPSFTPGNPAIPMDDDVPATFEDGSTTKTIPGEGTYTVAPDGTVTFVPEKSFTGAGTGVTVKRVDKNGTEITAKYTPTVTPVTPTATPVETTGKQGQTQTGKPEFTEGDSRVPMNDDVPATFEDGSTTKTVDGVGTYTVAADGTVTFVPEKSFVGTAPAVTVVREDKNGTKASATYTPTVTPVTPTAEDTTSTDKQGQTQTGTPTFTPGNPNVPMDDDTPATFEDGSTTKTVPGEGTYTVAPDGTVTFVPEKSFTGEGTGVTVKRVDKNGTPVTAKYTPTVTPVTPTATPAESEAPQGVVQTGTVTFTEGDPVAPIDKDTITLLDENGQPAASVEAKSPAGDVIGTFTVDKETGVVTFTPTDKSYSGDVVPVKVQGKDTNGTVAETTYTPKITPVVPTAEPATSTDIQGKTQTGTPSFTPGNPAIPMDDDVPATFEDGSTTKVIPGEGTYTVAPDGTVTFVPEKSFTGTASGVTVKRVDKNGTEITAKYTPTVTPVTPTSTPVETTGKQGQTQTGKPEFTEGDSRVPMNDDVPSTFDDGSTTKTVDGVGTYTVAADGTVTFVPEKSFTGKAPAVTVVREDINGTKASATYTPTVTPVTPTATPAESTGPQGVVQTGTVTFTEGDSVAPIDKDTITLLDENGQPAAAVFAKSPAGDIIGTFTVDKETGVVTFTPTDKSYSGNVVPVKVQAADTNGTTVETTYTPKITPVVPTSEDATSTDIQGQTQSGKPTFTEGDPNVPIDEDTPATFEDGSTTKTVEGVGTYTVAADGTVTFVPEKSFTGTATGVTVKRVDKNGTEITAKYTPTVTPVTPTAEPATSTDIQGATQTGKPTFTEGDSRVPMNDDVPATFDDGSTTKTVDGVGTYTVAADGTVTFVPEKSFVGTAPAVTVVREDINGTKASATYTPTVTPVTPTAEPATSTDIQGATQTGKPTFTEGDSRVPMNDDVPATFDDGSTTKTVDGVGTYTVAADGTVTFVPEKSFVGTAPAVTVVREDINGTKASATYTPIVTPVTPTSEPATSTDIQGQTQTGKPSFTPGNPSVPMDDDVPATFEDGSTTKVIPGEGTYTVSPDGTVTFVPEKAFTGTGTGVTVKRVDKNGTAITATYTPTVTPVTPTAESVTSIGNKGQTQTGKPSFTEGDSRVPMNNQVPATFEDGSTTKTISGVGTYTVAADGTVTFTPEPEFTGTAPAVTVVREDVNGTKASATYTPTVLPITKFVDKEGKEIPGYPTVDGEQPKAEIPGYRFVETKKLPNGDIEHVYEQVTTSYVDENGTPIPGYPTEDGQQPKKEIPGYEFVKTIVDENGNTQHIYKQIVTPTPVPDKTPTPEPQPAPQTEEPKAPVLPETKEEAHFINPSDKTAQLPETGSEDSNLAIFGLASLLAGFGLYGAKRRKR, from the coding sequence GTGCCAGATAATGCTCTTAAGACTGCAACTGCTAAGTACACACCAACTGCCACACCAATCACAGTGACTCCTACAGACAAGGTTTCTGAGGATGTTCAAAATGTTCCTCAAACCCAAACTCCTACATTTGAGTTGAGTAACGACAAGGCTGCGAAAATCACAAGCAAGAAATTGGTGGATCCCGCAACTGGTCAACCGACTGATGAAACAACTGTAACAGTAGCAGGGGAAGGAACATACACAATCGATCCTACTACTGGTGCTGTGACATTTACTCCTGAAAAAGATTTTGTTGGAACAGCAAAAGGTGTAACTGTTCAAGCAACTGCGACTATTACCAATGCTAATGGTAAGACAGCAATAATTACTTCAGATGCGAAATATACACCAACTGTAGTGCCAGCTGTTCCAACTGAAAGCCCTGCAACTTCTAAAGATATTCAAGGGGCAACACAAACAGGGACACCAAGCTTTGCAGGAACGACTGTCCAAGTAAATGGTGAAGATAAAGCTATTACGATCAAAGATAATAGCTACACGCTTTTGGATAGTGATGGCAATGAAGTGACAAGTACACCAGCTTATGCCGCTGATGGTACAACTGAAATTGGTACTTACTCAATTGATTCAGCCACTGGTCAAGTAACCTTCACACCGACTGATAAATCATACACTGGTGCAGTCACACCAGCAAAGGTTCAAGCTGAAAGCTCAAACGCTATCAAGGTGGATACAACTTACACACCAGAAATCGTTCCAGTAACCCCAACAGCTACACCAGCTGAAACAACTGATATTCAAGGTGCGACACAAACTGGTAAACCTGAATTCAAGGGTGGAACTGTAACAGTAGATGGCGTTGAGAAAACAGTAGCTATCAATGAAGCTGTTCCAGCAACATTTGATGATGGCTCAACTACCAAGTCAGTTGATGGCGTTGGTACCTACACAGTAGCAGCAGACGGTACTGTTACATTTGTTCCTGAGAAATCATTTGTCGGAACTGCACCGGCTGTAACGGTTGTTCGTGAAGATAAGAACGGAACCAAAGCCTCTGCAACTTATACACCAACTGTGACTCCAGTAACTCCAACTGCAACACCAGTTGAAACAACAGATATCCAAGGTGCTACACAAACTGGTAAACCTGTATTTACTGAAGGCGATAGACGTGTGCCAATGAACGATGATGTTCCAGCAACATTTGATGATGGCTCAACTACCAAGTCAGTTGATGGCGTTGGTACCTACACAGTAGCAGCGGACGGTACTGTTACATTTGTACCAGAACCAAGTTTTACAGGAACAGCACCAGCGGTTACAGTCGTTCGTGAAGACAAGAACGGAACAAAAGCTTCAGCGACTTACACACCATCAGTAACACCAATCACAGTGACTCCTACAGACAAGGTTTCTGCGGATGTTCAAAACGTTCCTCAAACCCAAACACCAACCTTTGATTTGAGTAATGATAAGACTGCTGAAATCACAAGCAAGAAATTGGTGGATCCAGCAACTGGTCAACCAACTGATGAAACAACAGTGACAGTAGCAGGAGAAGGTAGCTATACTATCGACCCAACGACTGGAGCAGTAACATTTACGCCAGAAAAAGACTTTGTTGGTACTGCAAAAGGAGTAACTGTTCAGGCAACAGCTACTATTACAAATGCTAACGGTAAGACTGCAACCATTACTTCAGATGCGACCTACACACCAACTGTTGTAGCTGCTGTTCCAACAGCTCAACCAGCTACATCTAAAGATGTTCAAGGTGCAACGCAAACAGGGACACCAACCTTTGCAGGAACTACTGTCCAAGTAAACGGTGAAGATAAAGCTATTACAATCAAAGATAATAGCTACACGCTTTTGGATAATGATGGCAATGAAGTGACAAGTACACCAGCTTATGCTGCTGATGGTACAACTGAAATCGGTACTTACTCTATCGATTCAGCTACTGGTCAAGTCACTTTCACACCGACTGATAAATCATACACAGGTGTAGTAACACCGGCCAAGGTTCAAGCTGAAAGCTCAAACGGTATCAAGGTGGACACAACTTACACGCCTGAAATCGTACCGGTAACACCGACAGCAACACCAGCTGAAACAACTGATATTCAAGGTGCTACTCAAACTGGTAAACCTGAATTCAAGGGTGGAACAGTAACCGTTGATGGTGTTGAGAAAACAGTAGCTATCAATGAAGATGTTCCAGCGACATTTGACGATGGTTCAACGACTAAGACAGTTGACGGTGTTGGTACTTACACAGTAGCAGCAGACGGTACGGTGACATTTGTTCCTGAGAAATCATTTGTCGGAACTGCACCGGCTGTAACGGTTGTTCGTGAAGACAAGAACGGAACCAAAGCCTCTGCGACTTACACCCCAACAGTAACACCAGTTACACCAACAGCAGAAGATACAACATCAACAGGTAAACAAGGTCAAACCCAAACAGGTAAGCCTGAATTTACTGAAGGTGACAGCCGTGTGCCAATGAACGATGACGTTCCAGCAACCTTCGACGATGGTTCAACTACCAAGACAGTTGATGGCGTTGGTACCTACACAGTAGCAGCCGACGGAACTGTAACTTTTGTTCCAGAGAAATCATTTACTGGAACAGCTCCAGCTGTGACGGTTGTTCGTGAAGATAAGAACGGAACCAAAGCCTTTGCGACTTACACACCAACTGTGACTCCAGTAACTCCAACAGCAACACCAGCTGAATCTACGGGACCTCAAGGTTTGGTTCAAACTGGAACAGTAACCTTCACAGAAGGTGATGAAGTAGCGCCAATTAACAAGGATTCAATTACCCTTCTTGATGAAAATGGTCAGCCAGCAGCATCAGTAGAAGCGAAATCACCAGCAGGTGATGTAATCGGTACCTTCACCGTTGATAAAGAAACAGGTGTTGTGACCTTCACCCCAACGGATAAATCTTATTCAGGTGATGTTGTCCCAGTTAAGGTTCAAGCAGCTGATACAAATGGTACAACAGTAGAAACAACTTACACACCTAAGATTACTCCAGTTGTCCCAACTTCTGAAGATGCAACATCGACAGATATCCAAGGTCAAACACAATCTGGTAAACCAACCTTTACTGAAGGTGATCCAAATGTTCCAATTGATGAAGATACACCAGCGACCTTTGAAGATGGATCAACTACGAAGACAGTAGATGGTGAAGGAACATACACCGTTTCTCCAGATGGTACAGTAACTTTCGTACCAGAAAAATCATTTACTGGAACTGCTTCAGGTGTAACAGTGAAACGTATGGATAAGAACGGAACTGAAATCACAGCTAAGTACACACCAACAGTAACTCCTGTAACACCGACAGCGACACCAGTTGAAACAACAGGTAAACAAGGTCAAACCCAAACAGGTAAGCCTGAATTTACTGAAGGTGATAGTCGTGTACCAATGAACGATGACGTTCCAGCTACTTTCGACGATGGTTCAACTACGAAGACAGTTGATGGAGTTGGTACCTACACAGTAGCAGCTGACGGAACAGTAACCTTTGTTCCTGAGAAATCATTCACAGGTAAAGCGCCGGCCGTAACGGTTGTTCGTGAAGATAAGAACGGAACCAAAGCTTCTGCGACTTACACACCAACTGTGACTCCAGTAACTCCAACAGCAACACCAGCTGAATCTACGGGACCTCAAGGTTTGGTTCAAACTGGAACAGTAACCTTCACAGAAGGTGACCCAGTTGCACCAATCGATAAGGATACCATTACTCTTCTTGATGAAACTGGTCAGCCAGCAGCATCAGTAGAAGCGAAATCACCAGCAGGTGACGTGATTGGTACCTTCACCGTTGATAAAGAAACAGGTGTGGTTACTTTCACACCAACGGATAAATCTTATTCAGGTGATGTTGTCCCAGTTAAGGTTCAAGCAGCTGATACAAATGGTACAACAGTAGAAACAACTTACACACCTAAGATTACTCCAGTTGTCCCAACTTCTGAAGATGCAACATCGACAGATATCCAAGGTCAAACACAATCTGGTAAACCAACCTTTACTGAAGGTGATCCAAATGTTCCAATTGATGAAGATACACCAGCGACCTTTGAAGATGGATCAACTACGAAGACAGTAGATGGTGAAGGAACATACACCGTTTCTCCAGATGGTACAGTAACTTTCGTACCAGAAAAATCATTTACTGGAACTGCTTCAGGTGTAACAGTGAAACGTATGGATAAGAACGGAACTGAAATCACAGCTAAGTACACGCCAACTGTGACTCCTGTAACACCGACAGCGACACCAGTTGAAACAACAGGTAAACAAGGTCAAACCCAAACAGGTAAGCCTGAATTTACTGAAGGTGATAGTCGTGTACCAATGAATGATGACGTTCCAGCTACTTTCGACGATGGTTCAACTACGAAGACAGTTGATGGAGTTGGTACATACACAGTAGCAGCTGACGGAACAGTAACCTTTGTTCCTGAGAAATCATTCGTAGGAACAGCACCAGCTGTAACAGTGGTTCGTGAAGATAAGAACGGAACCAAAGCTTCTGCGACTTACACACCAACTGTGACTCCAGTAACTCCAACAGCAACTCCAGCTGAATCAGAAGCACCTCAAGGTGTGGTTCAAACTGGAACTGTGACCTTCACCGAAGGTGACCCAGTTGCACCAATCGATAAGGATACCATTACTCTTCTTGATGAAAATGGTCAGCCAGCAGAATCTGTAGTTGCTAAATCACCAGAAGGTAAAGAAATTGGTAGTTTCACAGTTGATAAAGAAACAGGTGTTGTAACCTTCACACCAACTGATAAATCTTACTCAGGTGATGTGGTTCCAGTTAAGGTTCAAGGTAAAGATACAAACGGAACAGTTGCTGAAACAACTTACACACCGAAGATCACTCCAGTTGTCCCAACTGCTGAACCTGCAACATCTACAGATATCCAAGGTAAAACACAAACAGGTACACCAAGCTTCACACCTGGTAACCCTGCAATCCCAATGGATGATGATGTACCAGCAACCTTTGAAGATGGCTCAACTACGAAGACCATTCCAGGAGAAGGAACTTACACAGTTGCACCAGATGGAACAGTAACCTTCGTACCAGAAAAATCATTTACTGGAGCAGGAACAGGCGTAACTGTGAAACGTGTGGATAAGAATGGAACTGAAATCACAGCTAAGTACACCCCAACTGTGACTCCTGTAACACCGACAGCGACACCAGTTGAAACAACAGGTAAACAAGGTCAAACCCAAACAGGTAAGCCTGAATTTACTGAAGGTGACAGTCGTGTACCAATGAATGACGATGTACCAGCAACATTTGAAGATGGTTCAACTACCAAGACTGTTGATGGTGTTGGTACATACACAGTAGCAGCAGACGGAACAGTAACCTTCGTACCAGAAAAATCATTCGTCGGAACTGCGCCAGCTGTAACAGTGGTTCGTGAAGATAAGAACGGAACAAAAGCTTCCGCAACTTATACACCAACCGTAACACCAGTTACACCAACTGCAGAAGATACAACATCTACTGACAAACAAGGTCAAACGCAAACAGGTACACCAACCTTCACACCAGGTAATCCAAATGTTCCAATGGATGATGATACACCTGCAACATTTGAAGATGGCTCAACTACGAAGACCGTTCCTGGTGAAGGAACTTACACAGTTGCTCCAGACGGAACCGTAACCTTTGTTCCAGAAAAATCATTCACTGGAGAAGGTACAGGCGTAACGGTTAAACGTGTCGATAAGAACGGTACTCCAGTTACTGCTAAGTACACCCCAACTGTGACTCCAGTAACTCCAACAGCAACTCCTGCTGAATCTGAAGCACCTCAAGGTGTGGTTCAAACTGGAACAGTAACCTTCACTGAAGGTGACCCAGTTGCACCAATTGACAAGGATACTATTACTCTTCTTGATGAAAATGGTCAGCCAGCAGCATCAGTAGAAGCGAAATCACCAGCAGGTGATGTGATCGGTACCTTCACTGTTGATAAAGAAACAGGTGTTGTGACCTTCACCCCAACGGATAAATCTTACTCAGGTGATGTGGTTCCAGTTAAGGTTCAAGGTAAAGATACAAACGGAACAGTTGCTGAAACAACTTACACACCGAAGATCACTCCAGTTGTCCCAACTGCTGAACCTGCAACATCTACAGATATCCAGGGTAAAACACAAACAGGTACACCAAGCTTCACACCTGGTAACCCTGCAATCCCAATGGATGACGATGTACCAGCAACCTTTGAAGATGGCTCAACAACTAAAGTTATTCCAGGAGAAGGTACTTACACTGTAGCTCCTGATGGCACAGTAACCTTCGTCCCAGAAAAATCATTTACTGGAACTGCTTCAGGTGTAACAGTGAAACGTGTGGATAAGAACGGAACTGAAATCACAGCTAAGTACACACCAACAGTAACTCCTGTAACACCGACATCGACACCAGTTGAAACAACAGGTAAACAAGGTCAAACCCAAACAGGTAAGCCTGAATTTACTGAAGGTGACAGTCGTGTACCAATGAACGATGACGTTCCATCTACTTTCGACGATGGTTCAACGACTAAGACAGTTGATGGAGTTGGTACATACACAGTAGCAGCTGACGGAACAGTAACCTTTGTTCCTGAGAAATCATTCACAGGTAAAGCGCCGGCCGTAACAGTTGTCCGTGAAGATATTAACGGAACTAAGGCTTCAGCAACCTACACACCAACAGTAACTCCTGTTACTCCAACTGCTACACCAGCAGAATCAACTGGTCCTCAAGGCGTGGTTCAGACCGGAACAGTAACCTTTACCGAGGGAGATTCCGTTGCTCCAATCGACAAAGATACCATTACTCTTCTTGATGAAAATGGCCAACCAGCAGCGGCAGTGTTTGCGAAATCACCAGCGGGTGATATTATTGGTACCTTCACAGTTGATAAAGAGACAGGTGTTGTAACCTTCACACCAACAGATAAATCTTACTCAGGTAATGTGGTTCCAGTTAAGGTTCAAGCTGCGGATACTAATGGAACAACTGTAGAAACAACTTACACACCTAAGATTACTCCAGTCGTTCCAACTTCTGAAGATGCAACATCGACAGATATCCAAGGTCAAACACAATCTGGTAAACCAACCTTCACAGAAGGGGATCCAAATGTTCCAATCGATGAAGATACTCCAGCTACCTTCGAAGATGGTTCAACCACTAAGACAGTAGAAGGCGTTGGTACATACACAGTAGCAGCAGACGGAACAGTAACTTTCGTACCAGAAAAATCATTTACTGGAACTGCTACAGGCGTAACCGTGAAACGTGTTGATAAGAATGGAACTGAAATTACAGCGAAGTACACACCAACAGTAACTCCAGTTACTCCAACAGCGGAACCAGCAACATCAACAGATATTCAAGGTGCAACTCAAACCGGTAAGCCAACCTTCACCGAAGGTGACAGCCGTGTACCAATGAATGACGATGTTCCAGCAACATTTGATGATGGTTCAACGACTAAGACTGTTGATGGTGTTGGTACATACACAGTAGCAGCAGACGGAACCGTAACCTTTGTTCCAGAAAAATCATTCGTAGGAACTGCACCAGCTGTGACAGTTGTCCGTGAAGATATTAACGGAACTAAGGCTTCAGCAACCTACACACCAACAGTAACTCCAGTTACTCCAACAGCGGAACCAGCAACATCAACAGATATTCAAGGTGCAACTCAAACCGGTAAGCCAACCTTCACCGAAGGTGACAGCCGTGTACCAATGAATGACGATGTTCCAGCAACATTTGATGATGGTTCAACGACTAAGACTGTTGATGGTGTTGGTACATACACAGTAGCAGCAGACGGAACCGTAACCTTTGTTCCAGAAAAATCATTCGTAGGAACTGCACCAGCTGTGACAGTTGTCCGTGAAGATATTAACGGAACTAAGGCTTCAGCAACCTACACGCCAATAGTAACTCCAGTTACACCAACTTCAGAGCCAGCAACATCTACAGATATCCAAGGTCAAACACAAACAGGTAAACCAAGCTTCACGCCTGGTAACCCAAGTGTGCCAATGGATGATGATGTACCAGCTACCTTTGAAGATGGTTCAACAACTAAAGTTATTCCAGGAGAAGGAACTTACACCGTTTCTCCAGACGGAACAGTAACCTTTGTTCCAGAAAAAGCATTCACAGGAACAGGTACAGGCGTAACAGTGAAACGTGTTGATAAGAACGGTACAGCTATTACAGCAACCTACACACCAACCGTTACACCAGTAACACCAACTGCAGAATCAGTTACTTCAATTGGTAATAAGGGTCAAACGCAAACAGGTAAGCCAAGCTTCACTGAAGGCGATAGCCGTGTACCAATGAATAACCAAGTTCCAGCTACCTTTGAAGATGGTTCAACTACCAAGACGATTTCAGGTGTTGGTACTTACACAGTAGCTGCAGATGGAACTGTAACCTTCACACCAGAACCTGAATTTACAGGAACTGCCCCAGCAGTAACAGTTGTTCGTGAGGATGTTAACGGAACTAAGGCTTCAGCAACCTACACACCAACGGTCCTTCCAATCACTAAGTTTGTTGATAAAGAAGGTAAGGAAATCCCAGGATATCCTACAGTTGATGGTGAACAGCCAAAAGCTGAAATTCCAGGTTACCGCTTCGTAGAAACTAAGAAATTACCTAATGGTGATATCGAACATGTCTACGAGCAAGTAACGACGTCATACGTTGATGAAAATGGTACGCCAATCCCTGGTTATCCAACAGAAGATGGCCAACAACCTAAGAAAGAAATCCCAGGTTATGAATTTGTGAAGACAATTGTAGATGAAAATGGTAATACTCAACACATCTACAAACAAATTGTGACTCCAACACCAGTGCCGGATAAAACTCCGACACCAGAGCCACAGCCAGCTCCACAAACAGAAGAGCCTAAGGCTCCAGTACTTCCAGAAACAAAAGAAGAAGCTCACTTTATCAATCCAAGTGATAAGACAGCTCAACTTCCAGAAACTGGTAGTGAGGATTCAAACCTTGCAATCTTTGGTTTGGCAAGTCTTCTAGCTGGATTTGGACTCTATGGCGCAAAACGACGCAAACGTTAA
- a CDS encoding DUF4649 family protein: MIEVTYLNTAKQEKHTSFEDYNEFVRAQQACWIALPDATTVTKVTINGHDIGYKGQYGDLYFYIMKLDLAQYQ; the protein is encoded by the coding sequence ATGATTGAAGTAACTTATTTAAATACCGCCAAGCAAGAAAAACACACATCTTTTGAAGATTACAATGAATTTGTCAGAGCCCAGCAAGCTTGTTGGATTGCCTTACCAGATGCAACGACTGTCACTAAGGTGACGATAAACGGACATGATATTGGCTACAAGGGGCAATATGGTGACCTTTACTTTTATATAATGAAGCTAGACTTGGCCCAATATCAGTAA
- the trpX gene encoding tryptophan ABC transporter substrate-binding protein: MKNKRLIWTLVFLAILTLGSIGTDLFKKEHQDANKVVKVGILQFVTHDALDQIEKGIEDGLKEAGYKGDKVKITLLNAEGDQSKIQTMSKQLVNDKNDVVIGIATPAAQGLAAATKDIPVIMGAISDPVGAKLVKNLKHPEGNVTGTSNQVPIKQTVELVKSLTPNVKTIGILYASSEDNSKSQVESFKKYAEKDGLNVVEYAVPSTNEINTTMSVMTGKVDAIWTPQDNTIASAFSTVISSANQAKIPVYTTVDTMVKEGGLASVAQSQYELGKATARSAVKVLKGKKVKDVPVDVIDDGTPTLNLKVAQDLNITIPDDVLKQSDIAVKADK; this comes from the coding sequence ATGAAAAACAAGCGTTTAATTTGGACTTTGGTTTTCCTAGCTATCTTGACGCTCGGTTCTATTGGTACAGATCTTTTCAAAAAAGAACACCAAGATGCCAATAAGGTCGTCAAAGTAGGTATCCTCCAGTTCGTGACTCACGATGCCCTGGATCAAATCGAGAAAGGAATTGAGGATGGCCTTAAGGAAGCTGGTTATAAGGGGGACAAGGTTAAAATCACCCTCCTAAATGCCGAAGGAGACCAGTCTAAAATTCAAACCATGTCTAAACAATTGGTTAATGACAAGAACGATGTCGTTATCGGTATTGCCACACCAGCAGCACAAGGGCTAGCGGCAGCTACCAAGGATATTCCAGTTATCATGGGGGCTATCTCAGACCCTGTTGGGGCGAAATTGGTTAAGAATCTCAAGCATCCGGAAGGCAATGTCACTGGTACCTCTAACCAAGTGCCGATCAAGCAGACAGTAGAATTGGTCAAATCACTGACACCAAATGTCAAAACGATTGGTATTCTCTACGCTTCAAGTGAGGATAATTCCAAATCACAGGTTGAAAGCTTTAAGAAATACGCTGAAAAAGATGGTCTAAATGTGGTCGAGTACGCCGTACCATCAACCAATGAAATCAATACAACCATGTCAGTCATGACTGGTAAGGTAGATGCCATCTGGACGCCTCAAGATAATACTATTGCCTCAGCTTTTTCAACAGTAATCTCATCAGCCAACCAAGCTAAGATTCCAGTTTATACGACGGTTGATACGATGGTGAAAGAGGGAGGTTTGGCTTCAGTTGCTCAAAGTCAATATGAACTTGGAAAGGCTACAGCTCGTAGTGCCGTTAAGGTTCTTAAAGGTAAGAAAGTTAAGGATGTTCCTGTAGATGTTATCGATGATGGCACACCAACGCTTAACCTTAAAGTTGCTCAAGACCTCAACATCACCATCCCTGACGATGTGCTTAAACAGTCAGACATCGCTGTTAAAGCTGATAAATAA